The DNA window GGTTGTAGTGCGCGTCCAGGAAGTCGGCGTCAGAGGTGAGCGCACGCTCGTACGCCTGCGCGGCCTCGCGCAGCTTCCCGCGGTCCTCCAGCGCTACGCCGAGGTTGAACGCCGCGGCGGCGTGTTTCGGGTTCGCGGTGAGCGCGATGCGGTAATGGACCTCGGCCGCGCCCGTCTTGCCGTCCTCGTGGAGGAGCCGCCCGAGGTTCACGTGCGCATCGGCGTGATGGGGCTCGAGCTCGACGGCGCGGCGGTACGCGTCGCGCGCGTCCTTCGGGGACGCGGCCTCCACGTCGCAGCCGAGGCGGTACCAGTCGGACGCCGTCAGCTTCTCGCCCTCGCGGCGCGCCTCGGCGGCCGCCTTGCGCGCGTGGGGCGCCGCGGCCGTCGCGACCTCGGCGACCGCGAAATCGAAGAGAGCCTGCCCGGACTCGGGGTTCCACACGGATGCGCCGTCGCGCGCGACGACGCGCTTGCCGTCTGCCGTAATCCTCACGCCCGTGATCGGGCGGCCGTCGGGCAGCTGTGCGCGCAGGCGTTTGAGGGACCGTCGCACGGTGGCGGCGGGGACGTTCGCACCGGCGAGGCCCTTGGCCGTGCGCAGGAGGACGAGGTCCTGGAACGAGAGTCGCAGGTCGCGGCTCCCGGCATCCAGCCCAAGCCACGCGGCCCAGGCGGTTACTCGGGCCAGAGGCACCCCGAGCATCGTCGCGGCGTCGCGCGCCGAATAGCCCCCGGGCATGTCAGCCCTTGGCGGCCTTCTTCCCGTTTCCGACCGCGCGCAGCTTCGTCCGCGTCTCGCCGCGGGTGGCGTCGGCGCGCGTGGCGGGCTTGCGCTCGGGCTTCTCCGCGACGTCGGCGGCCCGGGCCGCGCCCTTGCGGCCGGTGCGCGCCGCGAGGCTCGCCTTCAACGCCTCCATGAGGTCGATGACGTGCGTCTTCGGCGCGGGCGCCTCGGTCTCGGAGATCTCCTGGCCGGCGATCTTCTTCTGGATGAGCCCTTCGACGCGCTCCTTGACCTCGTCCTTGTAGTTCTCGGGGTGGAACTCGTCGGTTGCGATCTGGTCCGTCAGCATGATCGCGAGCTTCAGCTCGGCCTCGTTGACGTCGCCGGCGGGCACCTCGACGTCCTTGAAGGAGCGGATCTCGTCTGCGTAGCTGAGCTGCTGCATCATGAGCCCGCCCTCGTGGCCGGTCACCGGCCGCACGACGACGAGGTACTGCTTGCCGCGTGCCGCGTATTTCGCGAGGCCGCAGCGGCCCGTCTGCGTCATGGCCCGCGACAGGAGGCGGTAGGCCTTGTCGCCACCCTTGCCGGGGGAGAGGTAATAGCCCTTGTCGAAGTAGACCGGGTCGATCTTCGCGAGCGGCACGAACTCGGTGATCTCCATGACCTGGTTCGCCTGCTCGTCGAGGGCCTTGAGCTCGGCGGGCGTGAAGACGACGTACTGGCCCTTCTCGAACTCGTAGCCCTTCACGATCTTGTCGCGTTCCACGACCTCGCCGTCCTTCGTGCAGACGAGCTGCTGCTTGACGCGCGCGTGGTCGGACTCGTGGAGCATGTTGAAGGAGATCGCGGCCTTGGACTCGCTCGCCGAGTGCAGGTTCACTGGAATCGAGACGAGCCCGAAGGAGATCGTGGCGGAACCGGTCGGTTTGAGTGCCATAAGACCCGCAATTCTACGCCTCAAGGCGCGACCGGGTCTCAGCGGGCGGCCAGAAGCGTCAGGCCGGAACGACGACGACCGGGACGGGGCTCCCTGCGAGGACCTTGCCCGTCGTTCCCCCGAGGAGTCCGGAAACGCCGCCGCGGCCCGTGCGGCCCATGACGACGAGGTCGAAGCCCCGGGCGGCCCTGACGATCTCGCGGCTGGCCCGGCCCGACGCGAGGCGCGCCTCGGCGGCGCCCGAGCGCGCCGCGAGCGCCTCGAGCTTCTCCGTGTAGTGGCGCCTGAGCGCGGCGGAAAGCGCGCGCGACGTGCCCTTGAGGAGGTCCTCGCGCCCCTCCGCGATCGCGGCGGCGACGTCGGAGACGGGCCGGACGTGCAGGAGCGTCACGGACGCCACCATCGCGTCCGCGAGCCGGCCGGCCTCGCGCACGGCCTTGAGGGACGCGGGGGAGAAGTCGACGGGGACGAGGAGGGTGGAGGCGGGCGAGCGCATGCCGCGATCCTAGATCAATCCCGCGGAGCCGTGAGGAGCTTGCCCGCCTCGACGGCCACGAGGGCGACAAGCGCCATTCCCAGAACCCGCAGCCAGTCCGGCGCGGAGAGGGGCTCGGTCAGGAGCACGGAGGCGAGCGGCGGCCAGTGCAGCGCGAGCAACTGGAGCCCAAGGCCGCCGGCGAGAGCGAGCCAGAAGGGCGGTGTCAGGCTCCTGCCCATTCGCCAGAACGGGTTCGTCTCCGAGAGACCTGGAAAGGCCCCGGCGAGAAGCGTCAGCGCGAGCGTCG is part of the Acidobacteriota bacterium genome and encodes:
- a CDS encoding universal stress protein; protein product: MRSPASTLLVPVDFSPASLKAVREAGRLADAMVASVTLLHVRPVSDVAAAIAEGREDLLKGTSRALSAALRRHYTEKLEALAARSGAAEARLASGRASREIVRAARGFDLVVMGRTGRGGVSGLLGGTTGKVLAGSPVPVVVVPA
- a CDS encoding tetratricopeptide repeat protein codes for the protein MPGGYSARDAATMLGVPLARVTAWAAWLGLDAGSRDLRLSFQDLVLLRTAKGLAGANVPAATVRRSLKRLRAQLPDGRPITGVRITADGKRVVARDGASVWNPESGQALFDFAVAEVATAAAPHARKAAAEARREGEKLTASDWYRLGCDVEAASPKDARDAYRRAVELEPHHADAHVNLGRLLHEDGKTGAAEVHYRIALTANPKHAAAAFNLGVALEDRGKLREAAQAYERALTSDADFLDAHYN
- a CDS encoding Ku protein, which gives rise to MALKPTGSATISFGLVSIPVNLHSASESKAAISFNMLHESDHARVKQQLVCTKDGEVVERDKIVKGYEFEKGQYVVFTPAELKALDEQANQVMEITEFVPLAKIDPVYFDKGYYLSPGKGGDKAYRLLSRAMTQTGRCGLAKYAARGKQYLVVVRPVTGHEGGLMMQQLSYADEIRSFKDVEVPAGDVNEAELKLAIMLTDQIATDEFHPENYKDEVKERVEGLIQKKIAGQEISETEAPAPKTHVIDLMEALKASLAARTGRKGAARAADVAEKPERKPATRADATRGETRTKLRAVGNGKKAAKG